In Moorella sp. Hama-1, a single genomic region encodes these proteins:
- the plsY gene encoding glycerol-3-phosphate 1-O-acyltransferase PlsY → MWLLALVLAYLVGSIPTAYVVGRYIYGFDIRRRGSGNVGATNTLRTMGTIPGLVVLGVDAFKGVVAVWLGQAFGGPGLAILAAMLAIVGHNWSIFLGFQGGRGVATTAGALLAMAPLAALWALLIWLVVVIFSRYISLGSIVAAAIAPFLVIYFHRPWPYILFTFAGAALVIYRHRPNIERLLAGTEHKLGERS, encoded by the coding sequence ATGTGGTTGCTGGCCCTGGTGCTGGCCTACCTGGTAGGGTCCATTCCCACCGCCTATGTCGTTGGGCGCTATATTTACGGTTTTGATATCCGGCGGCGGGGCAGCGGTAATGTCGGGGCTACCAATACCCTGCGAACCATGGGCACTATTCCCGGCCTGGTGGTCCTGGGGGTGGACGCCTTTAAAGGAGTGGTGGCTGTATGGCTGGGCCAGGCCTTTGGCGGTCCCGGGCTGGCCATCCTGGCGGCCATGCTGGCCATTGTCGGCCATAACTGGTCTATTTTCCTGGGCTTTCAGGGAGGTCGCGGTGTAGCCACCACTGCCGGGGCTTTACTGGCCATGGCTCCCCTGGCGGCCCTCTGGGCCCTCTTAATCTGGCTAGTTGTGGTGATCTTTTCCCGTTATATTTCCCTGGGGTCTATTGTAGCCGCGGCTATTGCTCCTTTCCTGGTCATTTACTTTCACCGTCCCTGGCCCTATATCCTTTTTACCTTTGCCGGGGCAGCCCTGGTAATATACCGCCACCGGCCCAATATTGAACGCCTGCTGGCCGGTACAGAACATAAACTGGGGGAGCGGAGCTAA
- a CDS encoding NAD(P)H-dependent glycerol-3-phosphate dehydrogenase: MQERVAVVGAGSWGTALAILLARKGMHVNLWARRPEQVTALKERRENRAYLPEVGLPATITPTADLAVAVREVGLVVLSVPSHAVRLMARELRPLLPPEVIIVNTAKGLELETKKRLSIVLAEEGLDRVVVLSGPSHAEEVGRGLPTTVVVAAADREAAEYVQDVFMDPTFRVYTNPDITGVEFGGALKNIIALATGMADGLGLGDNARAALMTRGMAEIARLGVALGGKILTFAGLSGIGDLIVTCTSMYSRNRRAGILLGQGQALEEVLAAVGMVVEGVRTTAAARELARQYNIRMPITEEIYQVLYQGKPVGDCVAALMERPRTHEVETGDW; encoded by the coding sequence GTGCAGGAGCGTGTAGCCGTTGTCGGTGCCGGTAGCTGGGGGACGGCCCTGGCCATCTTGCTGGCGCGTAAGGGTATGCATGTTAATCTCTGGGCGCGGCGGCCGGAACAAGTGACCGCTTTAAAGGAACGGAGGGAAAACAGGGCCTATTTGCCGGAGGTGGGCTTGCCGGCAACGATTACGCCTACGGCTGATCTAGCGGTGGCTGTCAGGGAGGTAGGTCTGGTGGTGCTCAGCGTTCCTTCCCACGCCGTCCGGTTAATGGCCCGGGAACTAAGGCCCCTTTTACCTCCGGAGGTAATTATCGTCAATACCGCCAAGGGCCTGGAGCTGGAGACGAAAAAGCGTTTATCGATAGTTCTGGCTGAAGAGGGCCTGGACAGGGTGGTGGTATTATCCGGCCCCAGCCATGCCGAGGAAGTGGGGCGCGGCCTGCCCACCACCGTCGTGGTGGCCGCCGCCGATCGGGAAGCGGCCGAGTACGTCCAGGACGTTTTTATGGACCCTACTTTTCGCGTTTACACCAACCCGGATATTACCGGCGTGGAGTTCGGCGGGGCATTGAAGAACATCATTGCCCTAGCTACGGGAATGGCCGACGGCCTGGGACTGGGAGATAATGCTCGCGCCGCCCTTATGACCAGGGGGATGGCGGAGATCGCCCGCCTGGGGGTGGCCCTGGGCGGCAAAATCCTGACCTTCGCCGGCCTCAGCGGCATCGGCGATTTGATTGTCACCTGCACCTCTATGTACAGCCGCAATCGCCGTGCCGGGATCCTCCTGGGGCAGGGTCAGGCCCTGGAGGAAGTCCTGGCGGCGGTAGGCATGGTGGTGGAGGGTGTCCGGACTACGGCCGCGGCCCGGGAACTGGCCCGCCAGTATAACATCCGCATGCCCATTACTGAGGAGATTTATCAGGTCCTCTATCAAGGCAAACCAGTCGGCGACTGCGTGGCCGCCCTGATGGAACGGCCCCGGACTCATGAGGTAGAAACAGGCGACTGGTAA